The Pseudomonas allokribbensis genome has a window encoding:
- a CDS encoding phosphoribosyl-ATP diphosphatase, which produces MSDTLTRLAQVLEERKGAAADSSYVASLYHKGLNKILEKVGEESVETIIAAKDAAVSGDCSDVIYETADLWFHSMVMLAQLGQHPQAVLDELDRRFGLSGHVEKASRPSA; this is translated from the coding sequence ATGAGTGACACCCTGACCCGCCTCGCTCAGGTGCTTGAAGAGCGCAAGGGCGCTGCTGCCGACAGCTCGTATGTGGCCAGTCTGTATCACAAGGGCTTGAACAAGATTCTGGAAAAGGTCGGCGAAGAATCGGTCGAAACGATCATTGCCGCCAAGGACGCCGCCGTCAGTGGCGACTGCAGCGACGTGATCTACGAGACCGCCGACCTGTGGTTTCACAGCATGGTCATGCTCGCCCAACTGGGGCAGCATCCGCAGGCTGTACTCGACGAGCTGGATCGTCGCTTCGGTCTGTCCGGACACGTCGAGAAAGCCTCGCGTCCGTCCGCCTGA
- a CDS encoding TetR/AcrR family transcriptional regulator has product MKTSERILECALQLFNEKGEPNVSTMEVANEMGISPGNLYYHFHGKEPLILGLFERFQNELAPLLDPPADVELAPGDYWLFLHLIVERLAQYRFLFQDLSNLAGRLPKLAKGIRNFLNVLKRTLASLLARLKASGQLVSDTQALGQLVEQITMTLLFSLDYQRILDREGEVRLVVYQIMMLVAPHLLPPVKVATERMALQYLEDHE; this is encoded by the coding sequence ATGAAAACAAGCGAACGGATCCTCGAATGTGCCCTGCAGTTGTTCAACGAAAAGGGCGAGCCGAACGTCTCCACCATGGAGGTTGCCAATGAAATGGGGATCAGCCCCGGCAACCTCTACTACCACTTTCACGGCAAGGAGCCGCTGATCCTCGGGTTGTTCGAGCGCTTCCAGAACGAACTGGCGCCGCTGCTCGACCCGCCCGCGGATGTAGAGCTGGCGCCGGGGGATTACTGGCTGTTCCTGCACTTGATCGTCGAGCGGCTGGCGCAGTACCGGTTCCTGTTCCAGGACCTGTCGAACCTGGCCGGACGGCTGCCGAAACTGGCCAAGGGCATTCGCAACTTTCTCAACGTCCTGAAGCGCACGCTGGCGTCATTGCTGGCGCGCTTGAAGGCGTCCGGGCAGTTGGTCAGTGATACCCAGGCGCTGGGGCAACTGGTGGAGCAGATCACCATGACCTTGCTGTTCTCGCTGGACTATCAGCGGATTCTCGATCGCGAGGGGGAAGTGAGGCTGGTGGTGTACCAGATCATGATGCTGGTGGCACCGCACCTGTTGCCGCCGGTGAAGGTGGCGACGGAGCGGATGGCGCTGCAGTACCTCGAAGATCACGAGTGA
- the ubiB gene encoding ubiquinone biosynthesis regulatory protein kinase UbiB, which produces MKLLAVRRLLRIQRVVIRYRLDDLLFDLPLPWFLLALRYALPWRWFPRKPLDLSRGARLRLALQDLGPIFIKFGQILSTRRDLLPEDIADELMLLQDRVPPFDSQLSVKLIEEQLGKKISEVFSRFDVEPLASASVAQVHAAQLKTGEEVVVKVIRPGLKPIIAQDLAWLFILARAAEKVSADARLLHPVEVVSDYEKTIYDELDLLREAANASQLKRNFEGSPLLYVPQVYWDWCRPKVLVMERIYGIQVTDLATLADQRTDMKMLAERGVEIFFTQVFRDSFFHADMHPGNIFVSTVNPWSPQYIAIDCGIVGSLTPEDQDYLARNLFAFFKRDYRRVAQLHIDSGWVPAETKLNEFEAAIRTVCEPIFEKPLKDISFGQVLMRLFQTARRFNMEVQPQLVLLQKTLLNIEGLGRQLYPDLDLWNTAQPFLERWMRERVSPKALIGNVQSQFEQLPHLANMARDLLERMSQPHANDPPPPWHKRKDDWFLRLLGSAHLAGGTILAAGGPLHELGHWPAGIMVAVGLYLVVRR; this is translated from the coding sequence ATGAAGCTGCTCGCCGTCCGCCGTCTGTTGCGCATCCAGCGCGTCGTGATCCGCTACCGCCTCGATGACCTGCTGTTCGATCTGCCATTGCCGTGGTTCCTGCTGGCGCTCCGCTACGCCTTGCCGTGGCGCTGGTTCCCGCGCAAGCCGCTGGACCTGAGCCGTGGCGCACGCCTGCGCCTGGCCTTGCAGGACCTGGGGCCGATCTTCATCAAGTTCGGGCAGATCCTCTCGACCCGCCGCGACCTGCTGCCGGAAGACATCGCCGATGAGCTGATGCTGTTGCAGGACCGCGTGCCGCCGTTCGATTCGCAGCTGTCGGTCAAGCTCATCGAAGAACAGCTAGGCAAGAAGATCAGCGAAGTGTTCAGCCGCTTCGACGTCGAGCCACTGGCCTCGGCCTCGGTCGCGCAGGTGCATGCCGCGCAGTTGAAAACCGGCGAAGAAGTGGTGGTCAAGGTGATCCGCCCGGGCCTGAAGCCGATCATCGCGCAGGATCTGGCGTGGCTGTTCATCCTCGCCCGCGCGGCCGAAAAGGTCTCCGCCGACGCCCGTCTGCTGCACCCGGTGGAAGTAGTCAGCGACTACGAAAAAACCATCTACGACGAACTCGACCTGTTGCGCGAGGCGGCCAACGCCAGCCAGTTGAAGCGCAACTTCGAAGGCTCGCCGCTGCTGTATGTGCCACAAGTCTATTGGGACTGGTGCCGGCCGAAAGTGCTGGTGATGGAGCGTATCTACGGGATTCAGGTGACGGACCTGGCGACCCTCGCCGACCAGCGCACCGACATGAAAATGCTTGCCGAGCGTGGCGTAGAGATCTTCTTCACCCAGGTGTTCCGCGACAGTTTCTTCCACGCCGATATGCACCCGGGCAACATCTTCGTCAGCACCGTCAACCCGTGGAGCCCGCAGTACATCGCGATCGACTGCGGCATCGTCGGCAGCCTGACCCCGGAAGACCAGGATTATCTGGCGCGCAACCTGTTCGCCTTCTTCAAGCGCGACTACCGCCGCGTGGCGCAATTGCACATCGATTCGGGCTGGGTGCCGGCGGAAACCAAGCTCAACGAATTCGAAGCGGCGATCCGTACCGTGTGCGAGCCAATCTTCGAAAAACCGTTAAAAGATATTTCATTTGGCCAGGTGCTGATGCGCCTGTTCCAGACCGCACGCCGCTTCAACATGGAAGTGCAGCCACAGCTCGTATTGCTGCAAAAGACCTTGCTGAACATCGAAGGTCTGGGCCGCCAGCTGTACCCGGACCTGGATCTGTGGAACACCGCGCAGCCGTTCCTCGAACGCTGGATGCGCGAGCGCGTCAGCCCGAAAGCCTTGATCGGCAACGTCCAGAGCCAGTTCGAACAGCTGCCGCACCTGGCCAACATGGCCCGCGACCTGCTCGAACGCATGTCCCAGCCCCACGCCAACGACCCGCCGCCACCATGGCACAAACGCAAGGACGACTGGTTCCTGCGCCTGCTCGGCAGCGCGCATCTGGCGGGCGGCACGATCCTCGCCGCCGGCGGCCCGTTGCACGAACTGGGGCATTGGCCCGCCGGAATCATGGTGGCAGTCGGCTTGTATCTGGTCGTTCGCCGATAG
- the phaC gene encoding class II poly(R)-hydroxyalkanoic acid synthase, translating into MRDKPATGVVPSPAVFINAQSAMTGLRGRDLISTLRSVAAHGLRNPIHSARHALKLGGALGRVLLGETLHPTNPNDSRFADPAWSLNPFYRRSLQAYLSWQKQVKSWIDDSSMSDDDRARAHFAFSLINDAVAPSNTLLNPLAVKELFNSGGHSLVRGLSHLFDDLLHNDGLPRQVTKQAFEVGKTVATTTGSVVFRNEMLELIQYKPMSEKQYSKPLLVVPPQINKYYIFDLSPNNSFVQYALKNGLQTFMISWRNPDVRHREWGLSTYVEAVEEAMNICRAITGAREVNLMGACAGGLTIAALQGHLQAKRQLRRVSSATYLVSLLDSQIDSPATLFADEQTLEAAKRRSYQKGVLDGRDMAKVFAWMRPNDLIWSYFVNNYLLGKEPPAFDILYWNNDSTRLPAAFHGDLLDFFKHNPLIHSGGLEVCGTPIDLQKVTVDSFSVAGMNDHITPWDAVYRSTLLLGGERRFVLSNSGHVQSILNPPSNPKANYVENGKMSSDPRAWYYDAKKVDGSWWPQWLEWVQQRSGTLRETQMALGNANYPPMEAAPGTYVRVR; encoded by the coding sequence ATGCGCGACAAACCAGCGACGGGCGTAGTGCCCAGTCCTGCCGTTTTCATCAATGCACAAAGTGCAATGACCGGCCTGCGTGGCCGCGACCTGATTTCGACGTTGCGCAGCGTAGCCGCCCACGGCCTGCGCAACCCGATTCACAGCGCGAGGCACGCGTTGAAACTCGGTGGCGCGCTCGGACGCGTGCTGCTCGGCGAAACCCTGCACCCGACCAACCCCAATGACAGCCGCTTCGCCGACCCGGCCTGGAGCCTCAACCCGTTCTACCGCCGGAGCCTGCAGGCTTATCTGAGCTGGCAGAAACAGGTCAAGAGCTGGATCGACGACAGCAGCATGAGCGATGACGATCGCGCCCGTGCGCACTTCGCTTTTTCCCTGATCAACGACGCCGTCGCGCCCTCCAACACGCTGCTCAATCCGCTGGCGGTCAAGGAGCTGTTCAACTCCGGCGGCCACAGCCTGGTGCGTGGGCTGAGCCATCTGTTCGATGACCTGCTGCACAACGACGGCCTGCCGCGCCAGGTGACCAAGCAGGCTTTCGAAGTCGGCAAGACCGTCGCCACCACCACCGGCTCAGTGGTGTTTCGCAACGAAATGCTTGAGCTGATCCAGTACAAGCCAATGAGCGAAAAGCAGTATTCAAAACCGCTGCTGGTGGTGCCGCCGCAAATCAACAAGTACTACATTTTCGACCTGAGCCCGAACAACAGCTTCGTCCAGTACGCCCTGAAGAACGGCTTGCAGACCTTCATGATCAGCTGGCGCAACCCGGACGTGCGCCATCGCGAATGGGGCCTGTCGACCTACGTCGAAGCCGTGGAAGAAGCCATGAACATCTGCCGGGCGATCACCGGCGCCCGCGAAGTCAACCTGATGGGCGCCTGCGCCGGCGGGCTGACCATCGCCGCACTGCAAGGGCACTTGCAGGCCAAGCGGCAGTTGCGCCGGGTCTCCAGCGCGACCTATCTGGTGAGCCTGCTCGACAGCCAGATCGACTCTCCGGCCACACTGTTCGCCGATGAACAGACCCTCGAAGCGGCCAAACGCCGCTCCTACCAGAAAGGCGTGCTGGACGGTCGCGACATGGCCAAGGTGTTTGCCTGGATGCGTCCCAACGATCTGATCTGGAGCTATTTCGTCAACAACTACCTGCTGGGCAAGGAGCCGCCGGCGTTCGACATCCTCTACTGGAACAACGACAGCACCCGTCTGCCCGCCGCGTTTCATGGCGATCTGCTGGATTTCTTCAAGCACAACCCGCTGATTCATTCGGGCGGCCTGGAAGTCTGCGGCACGCCGATCGACCTGCAGAAAGTCACGGTCGACAGTTTCAGCGTGGCCGGCATGAACGACCACATCACGCCATGGGACGCGGTGTATCGCTCGACCTTGCTGCTCGGTGGCGAGCGGCGCTTCGTGCTGTCCAACAGCGGCCATGTGCAGAGCATTCTCAACCCGCCGAGCAACCCCAAGGCCAACTACGTCGAAAACGGCAAGATGAGCAGCGACCCGCGTGCCTGGTACTACGACGCGAAAAAAGTCGACGGCAGCTGGTGGCCGCAGTGGCTGGAATGGGTTCAGCAGCGCTCCGGCACCCTGCGCGAAACCCAGATGGCCCTTGGCAACGCGAACTATCCACCGATGGAGGCGGCGCCCGGCACTTACGTGCGTGTGCGCTGA
- the phaC gene encoding class II poly(R)-hydroxyalkanoic acid synthase, whose amino-acid sequence MSNKNNDDLKYQASENTLGLNPVVGLRGKDLLASARMVLTQAIKQPIHSVKHVTHFGLELKNVLFGKSELQPAGDDRRFADPAWSQNPLYKRYLQTYLAWRKELHAWIDDSSLSPKDIARGHFVINLMTEAMAPTNTAANPAAVKRFFETGGKSLLDGLSHLAKDLVHNGGMPSQVNMGAFEVGKTLGVTEGAVVFRNDVLELIQYKPITEQVHERPLLVVPPQINKFYVFDLSPDKSLARFCLRNNVQTFIVSWRNPTKEQREWGLSTYIEALKEAVDVVTAITGSKDVNMLGACSGGITCTALLGHYAATGENKVNALTLLVSVLDTTLDSDVALFVDEQTLEMAKRHSYQAGVLEGKDMAKVFAWMRPNDLIWNYWVNNYLLGNEPPVFDILFWNNDTTRLPAAFHGDLIEMFKNNPLIRPDALEVCGTPIDLKQVTADIFSLAGTNDHITPWKSCYKSAQLFGGKVEFVLSSSGHIQSILNPPGNPKSRYMTSDEMTANADDWQENSTKHADSWWLHWQAWQAARSGELKKAPTKLGNKAYPAGEASPGTYVHER is encoded by the coding sequence ATGAGTAACAAGAATAACGATGATTTGAAGTACCAAGCCTCGGAAAACACCCTGGGGCTGAATCCTGTCGTTGGGCTTCGCGGAAAGGATCTGCTGGCCTCTGCTCGAATGGTGCTGACCCAGGCCATCAAACAACCGATCCATAGTGTCAAACACGTCACTCATTTCGGCCTCGAATTGAAGAACGTGCTGTTCGGCAAATCAGAACTGCAACCGGCTGGCGATGACCGTCGCTTTGCCGATCCGGCGTGGAGTCAGAACCCGCTGTACAAGCGTTACCTGCAAACCTATCTGGCGTGGCGCAAGGAACTCCATGCCTGGATCGACGACAGCAGCCTCTCGCCCAAGGACATTGCGCGCGGGCACTTCGTGATCAACCTGATGACCGAAGCCATGGCGCCGACCAACACGGCGGCCAACCCGGCGGCGGTCAAACGTTTCTTCGAGACCGGCGGCAAGAGCCTGCTCGATGGCCTCTCGCATCTGGCCAAGGATCTGGTACACAACGGCGGCATGCCGAGCCAGGTCAACATGGGCGCGTTCGAGGTCGGCAAGACCCTGGGCGTGACCGAAGGCGCGGTAGTGTTTCGCAACGACGTGCTGGAGCTGATCCAGTACAAGCCGATCACCGAGCAGGTGCACGAGCGCCCGCTGCTGGTCGTACCGCCGCAGATCAACAAGTTCTATGTATTCGACCTGAGCCCGGACAAGAGCCTGGCGCGCTTCTGCCTGCGCAACAATGTGCAGACCTTCATCGTCAGCTGGCGCAACCCGACCAAGGAACAGCGCGAGTGGGGCCTTTCGACCTACATCGAAGCCCTGAAGGAAGCGGTCGACGTGGTCACCGCGATCACCGGCAGCAAGGACGTCAACATGCTCGGCGCCTGCTCTGGCGGCATCACGTGCACCGCCCTGCTCGGCCACTATGCCGCCACTGGCGAAAACAAGGTCAATGCCCTGACCCTGCTGGTCAGCGTGCTCGACACCACCCTGGACAGCGACGTCGCGCTGTTTGTCGACGAGCAGACCCTGGAAATGGCCAAGCGTCATTCGTATCAGGCCGGCGTGCTCGAAGGCAAAGACATGGCCAAGGTCTTCGCCTGGATGCGCCCCAACGATCTGATCTGGAACTACTGGGTCAACAACTACCTGCTCGGCAACGAGCCGCCGGTGTTCGACATCCTGTTCTGGAACAACGACACCACCCGGTTGCCGGCGGCGTTCCACGGCGACCTGATCGAGATGTTCAAAAACAACCCACTGATCCGCCCCGATGCACTGGAAGTGTGCGGCACGCCGATCGACCTCAAGCAGGTGACCGCCGACATCTTCTCGCTGGCCGGCACCAACGACCACATCACCCCGTGGAAGTCCTGCTACAAGTCGGCGCAGCTGTTTGGCGGCAAGGTGGAATTCGTGCTGTCGAGCAGCGGGCATATCCAGAGCATTCTGAACCCGCCGGGCAACCCGAAATCGCGCTACATGACCAGCGACGAAATGACCGCCAATGCCGATGACTGGCAGGAAAACTCGACCAAGCATGCCGACTCCTGGTGGCTGCACTGGCAGGCGTGGCAAGCGGCGCGTTCGGGCGAGCTGAAAAAGGCACCGACGAAACTGGGCAACAAAGCGTATCCGGCAGGCGAAGCATCGCCGGGCACTTACGTACACGAGCGGTAA
- the phaZ gene encoding poly(3-hydroxyalkanoate) depolymerase, with product MPQPFIFRTVELDGQTIRTAVRPGKPHLTPLLIFNGIGANLELVFPFVAALDPDLEVIAFDVPGVGGSSTPRRPYRFPGLAKLTARMLDYLDYGQVNVIGVSWGGALAQQFAYDYPERCKKLVLAATAAGAVMVPGKPKVLWMMASPRRYIQPSHVIRIAPMIYGGSFRRDPTLAASHAAKVRSAGKLGYYWQLFAGLGWTSIHWLHKIHQPTLVLAGDDDPLIPLINMRMLAWRIPNAQLHIIDDGHLFLITRAEAVAPIIMKFLQEERLRAVMHPHPTPLGG from the coding sequence ATGCCGCAACCGTTCATCTTTCGTACTGTCGAGCTGGATGGCCAGACCATCCGCACGGCGGTTCGCCCCGGCAAGCCTCACTTGACGCCCTTGCTGATTTTCAACGGCATCGGCGCCAACCTGGAGCTGGTGTTTCCTTTTGTCGCGGCGCTGGATCCGGACCTGGAAGTGATCGCCTTCGACGTGCCCGGTGTCGGTGGCTCTTCGACGCCGAGACGGCCGTATCGCTTTCCGGGACTGGCGAAGCTCACTGCACGGATGCTCGACTACCTCGACTACGGACAGGTCAATGTGATCGGCGTGTCCTGGGGTGGCGCGCTGGCGCAACAGTTCGCCTATGACTATCCCGAGCGCTGCAAGAAGCTGGTACTGGCAGCGACAGCGGCGGGCGCGGTGATGGTGCCGGGCAAGCCGAAGGTGCTGTGGATGATGGCCAGTCCACGGCGCTACATCCAGCCGTCCCATGTGATCCGCATCGCCCCGATGATCTACGGCGGCTCGTTCCGCCGCGACCCGACACTCGCCGCCAGCCATGCGGCCAAGGTGCGTTCGGCGGGCAAGCTCGGCTACTACTGGCAACTGTTCGCGGGCCTTGGCTGGACCAGCATTCACTGGCTGCACAAGATCCATCAGCCGACCCTGGTGCTGGCCGGTGACGACGATCCGCTGATCCCGCTGATCAACATGCGCATGCTGGCCTGGCGGATTCCCAACGCCCAGTTGCACATCATCGATGACGGTCATCTGTTCCTGATCACCCGGGCCGAAGCCGTGGCGCCGATCATCATGAAGTTCCTCCAGGAGGAACGTCTTCGTGCGGTGATGCACCCCCACCCGACACCGCTGGGCGGATAA
- a CDS encoding polyhydroxyalkanoic acid system family protein: MAHISVERAHSLGKEVAREKADKLAQKLSDQYGLEPQWAGDTLNLKRSGVKGAVHVAEDSIRVDVELGLMMSAMSGMIKAEIEKALDKALV, from the coding sequence ATGGCCCATATCAGTGTTGAGCGTGCCCACAGCCTGGGCAAGGAAGTTGCCCGCGAGAAAGCCGACAAGCTGGCGCAGAAACTGTCCGATCAGTATGGCCTCGAGCCGCAGTGGGCGGGTGACACCCTGAACCTCAAGCGTTCGGGCGTGAAAGGCGCGGTGCATGTGGCCGAGGATTCGATCCGCGTCGACGTGGAACTGGGCCTGATGATGTCGGCCATGAGCGGCATGATCAAAGCCGAGATCGAGAAGGCGCTGGACAAGGCGCTGGTCTGA
- the hisI gene encoding phosphoribosyl-AMP cyclohydrolase, whose product MKNWLDEIKWDADGLVPAIAQDHKTGRVLMMAWMNREALELTAAENRAIYWSRSRGKLWRKGEESGHVQTLHEMRLDCDADVIILMVEQIGDIACHTGRQSCFYRVFENGDWKTVDPVLKDPHAIYSAGHKHE is encoded by the coding sequence ATGAAAAACTGGCTGGACGAGATCAAGTGGGACGCCGATGGCCTGGTGCCGGCGATTGCCCAGGATCACAAGACCGGACGCGTGCTGATGATGGCCTGGATGAACCGCGAAGCCCTGGAGCTGACCGCCGCGGAAAACCGTGCAATCTACTGGTCACGTTCCCGTGGCAAGCTGTGGCGCAAGGGCGAAGAGTCCGGCCATGTGCAGACCCTGCATGAAATGCGCCTGGACTGCGACGCCGACGTGATCATCCTGATGGTCGAACAGATTGGCGACATCGCTTGCCATACCGGCCGTCAGAGCTGCTTCTACCGCGTCTTCGAAAACGGCGACTGGAAAACGGTCGACCCGGTCTTGAAAGACCCGCACGCTATTTATTCCGCAGGACACAAACATGAGTGA
- a CDS encoding twin-arginine translocase TatA/TatE family subunit produces MGIFDWKHWIVILVVVVLVFGTKKLKNLGTDVGESIKGFRKAMNDDEKPADPTVTPAQPVPPVQPQATAQANPPHTIDVQAQKVEEPIRKDV; encoded by the coding sequence ATGGGCATTTTTGACTGGAAACACTGGATCGTCATTCTGGTTGTCGTGGTGCTGGTGTTCGGCACCAAGAAACTGAAAAACCTCGGCACCGACGTCGGCGAGTCGATCAAGGGCTTTCGCAAAGCCATGAACGACGACGAAAAACCGGCCGATCCGACCGTCACGCCTGCACAACCGGTGCCACCGGTTCAGCCGCAAGCCACCGCTCAGGCCAACCCGCCGCACACCATCGACGTGCAGGCGCAAAAAGTCGAAGAGCCGATCCGCAAAGACGTGTGA
- a CDS encoding phasin family protein translates to MAGKKNTDKEGSSWIGKVEDYSRKIWLAGLGVYSKIDTDGSKLFDTLVKDGEKAEKLTKAAVGKTVDAAKDSANSAKSRISGVKDRALGTWDQLEGAFDKRLNSAISRLGVPSRNEVKDLHKKVDTLTKQIEKLTGLKTQPVAAKTAAAKPAAKPAAKPLAKAAAKPAAKPAAKTAAAKPAAKAAAKPVAAKAAAKPAAKPAAKPAAKTAAAKPAAKPAAAKKPAVKKPAAPKAAAPKPVTTPAALASTSNSASAPTPAPAPTVASTPSTPTSQS, encoded by the coding sequence ATGGCTGGTAAAAAGAACACCGATAAAGAAGGCAGCTCGTGGATCGGGAAAGTCGAAGACTACTCCCGCAAGATCTGGCTGGCTGGTTTAGGCGTGTACTCGAAGATCGACACTGACGGCAGCAAGCTCTTCGATACATTGGTCAAAGACGGCGAGAAAGCCGAGAAGCTCACCAAGGCTGCAGTCGGCAAGACAGTCGATGCTGCCAAGGACTCTGCAAACTCGGCCAAATCGCGCATCAGCGGCGTGAAAGATCGCGCGCTGGGCACGTGGGATCAACTGGAAGGGGCTTTCGACAAGCGCCTGAACAGTGCGATTTCGCGCCTGGGCGTACCGAGCCGCAACGAGGTGAAGGATCTGCACAAGAAGGTCGATACCCTGACCAAGCAGATCGAAAAACTCACCGGTCTGAAAACTCAGCCTGTGGCGGCCAAAACCGCAGCAGCCAAACCGGCGGCAAAACCTGCTGCCAAACCATTGGCCAAGGCTGCTGCTAAACCTGCCGCCAAGCCAGCGGCCAAAACCGCAGCCGCCAAGCCAGCAGCGAAAGCCGCGGCCAAACCGGTTGCCGCCAAGGCCGCCGCGAAACCTGCAGCTAAACCAGCGGCCAAGCCAGCAGCGAAAACCGCTGCCGCCAAACCCGCTGCCAAACCGGCTGCGGCGAAAAAACCAGCAGTGAAAAAACCGGCCGCGCCGAAAGCCGCTGCGCCGAAACCGGTGACCACACCGGCAGCACTGGCAAGCACGTCGAACTCCGCCTCGGCTCCAACCCCGGCGCCTGCTCCGACTGTTGCATCGACCCCGTCGACGCCGACCAGTCAGTCCTGA
- a CDS encoding phasin family protein, which translates to MAKVILKKKIDASTSALSDVKSYARKIWLAGLGAYTKVGQEGSEYFQELIKAGQTVEKKGKKVVTEKLEAANAEIDEAKSEVSSFKGRVEVQLDKVEKAFDTRVASALNRIGIPSKHDVEALSAKLDELTALLERVARKS; encoded by the coding sequence ATGGCCAAAGTTATTTTGAAGAAAAAAATCGACGCCTCGACTTCTGCTCTGAGCGACGTCAAATCCTATGCCCGCAAGATCTGGCTGGCAGGCCTGGGTGCCTACACCAAGGTCGGTCAGGAGGGCAGCGAGTACTTTCAGGAGTTGATCAAGGCTGGTCAAACTGTTGAAAAGAAAGGCAAAAAAGTCGTCACCGAAAAACTCGAAGCGGCCAATGCCGAGATCGACGAAGCCAAGAGCGAAGTCAGCTCTTTCAAAGGTCGCGTCGAAGTTCAGCTCGACAAGGTCGAGAAGGCGTTCGACACGCGTGTCGCCAGTGCCTTGAATCGTATCGGCATTCCGTCTAAACATGACGTTGAGGCACTCTCTGCTAAGCTCGATGAGCTGACGGCATTGCTCGAACGCGTCGCGCGTAAATCTTAA
- the ubiE gene encoding bifunctional demethylmenaquinone methyltransferase/2-methoxy-6-polyprenyl-1,4-benzoquinol methylase UbiE: MTDQRKGSDAEPTTHFGFKNVPESQKAEKVAEVFHSVAAKYDLMNDLLSGGMHRLWKRFAIELSGVRAGNRVLDIAGGTGDLTKKFSHLVGPTGQVVLADINESMLKVGRDRLLDVGVSGNVEFVQADAEKLPFPDNHFDCVTIAFGLRNVTHKEDALRSMLRVLKPGGRLLVLEFSKPTNALMSKAYDAYSFAFMPLMGKLITNDSESYRYLAESIRMHPNQETLKSMMVDAGFDRVTYHNMTAGIVALHRGIKP; this comes from the coding sequence ATGACTGATCAGCGCAAAGGCAGCGATGCCGAACCCACCACTCACTTCGGCTTCAAAAACGTTCCGGAAAGCCAGAAAGCGGAAAAAGTCGCTGAGGTGTTCCACTCCGTAGCCGCCAAGTACGACCTGATGAACGACCTTCTGTCGGGCGGCATGCACCGTCTGTGGAAGCGCTTCGCAATCGAATTGTCGGGCGTGCGCGCAGGCAACCGCGTACTGGACATCGCCGGCGGCACGGGCGACCTGACCAAGAAATTCTCGCACCTGGTCGGCCCGACCGGTCAGGTGGTTCTCGCGGACATCAACGAATCCATGCTCAAGGTCGGTCGTGACCGCCTGCTGGATGTCGGCGTGTCGGGCAACGTCGAATTCGTCCAGGCGGACGCTGAAAAACTGCCGTTCCCGGACAACCATTTCGACTGCGTGACCATCGCCTTCGGCCTGCGCAACGTGACGCACAAGGAAGACGCCCTGCGCTCCATGCTGCGCGTACTCAAGCCTGGCGGCCGCCTGCTGGTGCTGGAGTTCTCCAAGCCGACCAACGCGCTGATGTCCAAGGCCTACGATGCCTACTCGTTCGCCTTCATGCCGCTGATGGGCAAGCTGATCACCAACGACTCGGAAAGCTATCGCTATCTGGCCGAGTCGATCCGCATGCACCCGAATCAGGAAACCCTGAAGTCGATGATGGTCGACGCCGGTTTCGACCGTGTGACCTATCACAACATGACCGCAGGCATCGTTGCCCTGCACCGCGGCATCAAACCCTGA
- a CDS encoding ubiquinone biosynthesis accessory factor UbiJ — MLLTGLLASVELGLNRVLRLDSTALPRLAHLTGKVIAVDCRSPALQLFILPSDEGLMLASHWETGVDCTLRAPASSLVKLALSKDKTAVLHAPEVELDGDSGVLLELAGVLQDLELDWEYELSRWLGPVATQLVGGHLRSRARWYQQGFASLNQNLAEYLAEESRTLVGQREAEARFSELDRIKLDLERLEARFERLSRSLDPSDNA, encoded by the coding sequence ATGCTGCTGACCGGGCTGCTGGCCAGCGTCGAACTCGGCCTGAACCGTGTGCTGCGTCTCGACAGCACGGCGCTGCCGCGACTGGCGCATCTGACCGGCAAAGTGATTGCCGTGGATTGCCGCAGCCCGGCGCTGCAACTGTTCATCCTGCCGAGCGACGAAGGCCTGATGCTGGCGTCCCACTGGGAAACCGGCGTCGACTGCACTTTGCGCGCCCCGGCCTCGAGCCTGGTGAAACTGGCCCTGAGCAAGGACAAGACGGCGGTGCTGCACGCACCGGAAGTCGAACTCGACGGCGACAGCGGCGTGCTGCTGGAACTGGCGGGCGTGCTGCAGGACCTTGAGCTGGACTGGGAGTACGAACTCTCGCGCTGGCTGGGACCGGTCGCCACGCAACTGGTCGGCGGTCACCTGCGCAGCCGCGCCCGCTGGTATCAACAAGGATTTGCCAGCCTCAACCAGAACCTCGCCGAATACCTGGCCGAAGAATCGCGCACCCTCGTCGGGCAACGCGAAGCCGAAGCCCGTTTCAGCGAACTGGACCGGATCAAACTCGATCTGGAACGTCTCGAGGCGCGCTTCGAGCGCCTTTCCCGATCCCTCGACCCAAGCGATAACGCATGA